One segment of Anatilimnocola aggregata DNA contains the following:
- a CDS encoding sulfatase: MKHVLFAVALYVFQSAVGLAQESARPNVVFILADDLGWADTTLYGHTKFYNTPNLERLAKRGMTFTHAYSASPLCSPTRSAILTGLSPARTGITTPNCHLPQVVLKATAGVSAPPSAKSVQPETVTRLKTDYATLAKSLKAAGYATGHFGKWHLGHEPYSPREHGFDVDIPHHPGPGPAGSYVAPWKFKDFDPDPNVPHQHIEDRMAKEATAWIEQHKDEPFFLNYWMFSVHAPFDAKRDLIEKHRGRVNPKDPQRSPTYAAMVESMDDAVGTLLDTLDRLKLADNTIIIFTSDNGGNMYSELDDTVPTSNAPLRGGKATMFEGGTRVPCVVCWPGVVEANSKTAVPLQSEDYYPTLLDGLGISPAKEQLFDGMSILPVLKGEKFADRPLFQYFPHSPPVPDWLPPSVSVHRGDWRLIRIFHGGDKESHHHLLYDLRADISETNNLADAKPGPSNVSARGHRETQSPRPADSTQKGQRA, from the coding sequence ATGAAACATGTTTTGTTTGCCGTCGCCCTGTATGTGTTTCAATCCGCCGTAGGCCTTGCGCAGGAATCTGCTCGACCGAATGTTGTCTTCATCCTCGCGGACGATCTCGGGTGGGCAGACACGACGCTCTACGGCCACACGAAGTTCTACAACACACCGAACCTTGAACGACTCGCCAAACGCGGGATGACGTTTACGCACGCATATTCGGCCAGTCCACTTTGCTCGCCGACCCGCTCGGCAATTCTGACTGGATTGAGCCCGGCCAGGACCGGCATCACGACACCGAACTGCCATCTTCCCCAAGTCGTTTTGAAGGCCACTGCGGGAGTGTCAGCGCCGCCCTCTGCCAAGTCAGTCCAGCCGGAAACAGTGACGCGACTGAAAACGGACTATGCCACGCTGGCAAAATCGCTCAAGGCTGCAGGCTATGCGACGGGGCACTTCGGTAAGTGGCATCTGGGGCACGAACCCTATTCGCCCCGGGAACATGGATTCGACGTCGATATTCCTCATCATCCTGGGCCTGGACCTGCTGGGAGCTATGTAGCGCCTTGGAAGTTCAAGGATTTCGACCCCGATCCCAACGTGCCCCATCAGCATATTGAAGACCGCATGGCCAAGGAGGCGACGGCGTGGATCGAACAGCACAAAGATGAGCCGTTCTTCCTCAACTATTGGATGTTCAGTGTTCATGCCCCCTTTGATGCCAAGCGGGATTTGATTGAGAAACATCGTGGCCGGGTGAATCCGAAAGATCCTCAGCGTAGTCCCACCTATGCCGCGATGGTGGAGAGCATGGATGATGCCGTGGGGACGCTGCTCGACACGCTCGATCGACTCAAGCTCGCCGATAACACGATCATCATCTTCACGTCCGACAACGGCGGCAACATGTATAGCGAGTTGGACGACACGGTGCCGACCAGCAATGCGCCGCTGCGGGGCGGGAAAGCAACGATGTTCGAGGGCGGGACACGAGTGCCATGTGTCGTATGCTGGCCCGGTGTGGTCGAGGCTAACTCGAAGACCGCCGTTCCGCTCCAGAGTGAAGATTACTATCCGACGCTGTTGGATGGCCTAGGTATTTCGCCCGCGAAGGAGCAGCTGTTCGATGGCATGAGCATCCTGCCAGTTTTGAAAGGTGAGAAGTTCGCCGATCGCCCGCTCTTTCAGTATTTTCCCCATTCACCACCCGTGCCAGACTGGCTGCCACCTTCAGTCTCGGTGCATCGCGGCGATTGGAGGCTGATTCGCATCTTTCATGGTGGTGACAAAGAGTCGCATCATCATCTGCTGTACGATTTGCGTGCTGACATCAGCGAGACAAACAATCTCGCCGACGCGAAACCGGGGCCTAGCAATGTATCGGCCAGAGGACATCGGGAAACCCAAAGCCCGCGACCAGCGGACAGCACCCAAAAAGGTCAACGAGCGTAA